From the Microbacterium sp. W4I4 genome, one window contains:
- a CDS encoding cold-shock protein — protein sequence MATGTVKWFNSEKGFGFIAPDDGSADLFAHFSAISGSGFKELTENQKVEFEAERGPKGMQAMDIRPL from the coding sequence ATGGCCACTGGCACTGTGAAATGGTTCAACTCGGAGAAGGGCTTCGGCTTCATCGCTCCCGATGACGGCTCTGCCGACCTCTTCGCCCACTTCTCGGCGATCTCGGGCTCGGGCTTCAAGGAGCTCACCGAGAACCAGAAGGTGGAATTCGAAGCCGAGCGCGGCCCCAAGGGCATGCAGGCGATGGACATCCGCCCGCTCTGA
- a CDS encoding amidohydrolase: MSIDLEALYVDLHSNPELSFQETRTAGIAAAHLRELGLDVQEGIGRTGVVGVLTNDPSLRLADARSVQATGSGPRGPVVWVRADMDALPVTEETGLPYASTAVGVDPDGETVGIMHACGHDMHVTAMIGAVERLVAERDQWSGTLVVIIQPAEEYGEGARAMLDDGALNRFPRPDVVLGQHVGPLPAGVIGVRPGPQMSASDGLKVVLHGRGGHGSRPESTIDPIVMAASTIMRLQTVVSREVAAGDPVVVTVGSVHSGTKNNIIPADATLQLSLRYPDDQQREKVLEKVHRVIRAESAASGAEHEPDITTLHTLPATINDADATARAVAAFHAAFGEQAVIDPGLITGSEDVSWFARDAGVPLVFWFWGGVDPQQFAAATAKGTLDSDIPTNHSPFFAPVIHPTIEVGVTAMVAAAREFLA; the protein is encoded by the coding sequence ATGAGCATCGATCTCGAAGCGCTGTACGTCGATCTGCACAGCAATCCCGAGCTTTCGTTCCAGGAGACCCGCACCGCCGGCATCGCCGCCGCGCATCTGCGGGAGCTGGGCCTCGACGTGCAGGAGGGCATCGGCAGGACCGGCGTGGTGGGCGTGCTGACCAATGACCCTTCACTTCGACTCGCTGACGCTCGCTCAGTACAGGCGACGGGCTCAGGGCCCCGGGGGCCCGTGGTGTGGGTGCGCGCCGACATGGATGCCCTGCCGGTCACCGAGGAGACCGGACTCCCCTACGCGTCCACCGCCGTCGGCGTCGACCCCGATGGCGAGACGGTCGGCATCATGCACGCCTGCGGGCACGACATGCACGTGACCGCGATGATCGGGGCGGTCGAGCGGCTGGTCGCCGAGCGCGATCAGTGGTCGGGCACCCTCGTGGTGATCATCCAGCCCGCCGAGGAGTACGGCGAGGGCGCGCGCGCCATGCTCGACGACGGCGCCCTGAACCGATTCCCCCGACCCGATGTCGTGCTCGGTCAGCACGTCGGCCCGCTGCCCGCCGGCGTGATCGGCGTGCGCCCCGGACCGCAGATGTCCGCATCCGACGGGCTGAAGGTCGTGCTGCACGGCCGTGGCGGCCATGGCTCGCGCCCGGAGTCCACGATCGACCCGATCGTGATGGCCGCGTCGACGATCATGCGCCTGCAGACCGTCGTCTCCCGCGAGGTCGCCGCCGGCGATCCCGTCGTCGTGACGGTGGGATCGGTCCACTCCGGCACGAAGAACAACATCATCCCGGCGGATGCCACGCTGCAGCTCAGCCTGCGCTATCCCGACGATCAGCAGCGCGAGAAGGTGCTCGAGAAGGTGCATCGGGTGATCCGGGCCGAGTCCGCCGCATCCGGGGCCGAGCACGAGCCCGACATCACGACGCTGCACACCCTGCCCGCGACGATCAACGATGCGGATGCCACCGCCCGGGCGGTGGCCGCCTTCCACGCCGCCTTCGGCGAGCAGGCCGTGATCGACCCGGGACTGATCACCGGCAGCGAGGACGTCTCCTGGTTCGCGCGGGATGCGGGCGTGCCCCTGGTGTTCTGGTTCTGGGGCGGCGTCGATCCGCAGCAGTTCGCCGCGGCGACCGCGAAGGGCACCCTCGACAGCGACATCCCCACCAACCACTCGCCGTTCTTCGCACCCGTCATCCACCCGACCATCGAGGTCGGGGTGACCGCGATGGTGGCCGCCGCCCGGGAGTTCCTGGCCTGA
- a CDS encoding GTP pyrophosphokinase family protein, protein MTTVPVDDAAIAEARQLRDAFQRFLREYEFGMREVETKISILRDEFTHMHAYNPIEHVKSRLKTPDSIVEKVARRGVDADFDSIRAEITDIAGVRITCSFESDVYRLFNLFTTQDDVTVRIVKDYIANPKPNGYRSLHAIVEVPVFLSTGPVAVPVEVQFRTIAMDFWASLEHKIHYKFDGRVPAHLVQSLTDASDAAQELDKRMERLHREALEINHRVIEA, encoded by the coding sequence ATGACAACGGTCCCCGTCGATGATGCCGCGATCGCCGAGGCGAGGCAGCTGCGCGATGCGTTTCAGCGGTTCCTGCGCGAGTACGAGTTCGGGATGCGCGAGGTCGAGACCAAGATCTCGATCCTGCGCGACGAGTTCACCCACATGCACGCGTACAACCCCATCGAGCACGTCAAGAGCCGGCTGAAGACGCCGGACAGCATCGTGGAGAAGGTGGCCCGCCGCGGCGTGGACGCCGACTTCGACAGCATCCGTGCCGAGATCACCGACATCGCCGGCGTGCGCATCACCTGCAGCTTCGAGAGCGACGTCTACCGCCTGTTCAACCTGTTCACCACGCAGGACGACGTGACCGTCCGCATCGTGAAGGACTACATCGCCAACCCCAAGCCGAACGGCTACCGCAGCCTGCACGCCATCGTCGAGGTGCCGGTTTTCCTGTCCACGGGGCCGGTCGCGGTGCCCGTCGAGGTGCAGTTCCGCACGATCGCGATGGATTTCTGGGCCAGCCTCGAGCACAAGATCCACTACAAGTTCGACGGACGCGTTCCTGCGCACCTCGTGCAGAGCCTGACGGATGCCTCGGATGCCGCCCAGGAGCTCGACAAGCGCATGGAGCGACTGCACCGCGAGGCCCTCGAGATCAACCACCGGGTGATCGAGGCCTGA
- a CDS encoding iron ABC transporter permease: MSTPVVSTTDRRGGTAVAVWTLVGLLVVLVLASAWHLTQGTSGAVFANPDILFGSRLPRLAAGVAVGLALGVAGLLMQSLARNPLASPDTLGVTAGAYFAITAVTAFGISIPFWASGVVAVGGGLFAAGLVLGLAGGAASSTTRLVLAGSALALALQAGTSTLLVLFDEETKGLFAWGSGSLSQLSIDSFLRAAPVIVVGIALAFALTRRLDVLALGDDTASSLGVPIRSTRIIGILLSVLLTAAAVTLAGPIGFVGLCAPVLARLLSRLVPALGRHALLIPATGLIGAIVVIGADAVLRAIIGAEGAIAVPTGVATTLLGALVLIVMARRLRDAGPTRRPPSIRFGVRSARRFRIVVIVGIAVLAAVILIGMLVGATPLLTGDILLWLQHQAPPLVSFALDERAPRVVAAVLAGAALGLAGTITQAVSRNPLAEPGLLGITGGAGLGAVLVVTSAAASTFGMLVAAIVGALLAFGLVYALAWRGGLSADRLVLIGIGVWYGTTALTTFVLLRANPWDTPKIYTWLSGTTYGRIWEQVVPLAVVLVIALPFVLMQRRDLDILAMDEDTPRLVGIRLERTRLALLAAAALLAALSVSAVGVVGFVGLVAPHAARALVGARHTRVIPVAVLLGAVLVGVADAIGRTVLAPAQLPAGLVVALIGAPYFVWLLWRSRDA, encoded by the coding sequence GTGTCGACCCCCGTAGTGTCCACGACCGACCGTCGCGGGGGCACGGCGGTCGCCGTGTGGACGCTCGTCGGGCTGTTGGTCGTGCTCGTCCTGGCATCCGCCTGGCATCTGACGCAGGGCACCAGCGGTGCCGTGTTCGCGAACCCGGACATCCTGTTCGGCTCGCGTCTGCCGCGGCTCGCCGCCGGTGTCGCCGTCGGGCTGGCCCTGGGCGTCGCGGGTCTGCTCATGCAGTCGCTCGCGCGCAACCCGCTGGCCTCGCCCGACACGCTCGGCGTCACCGCCGGGGCGTACTTCGCGATCACCGCGGTGACCGCGTTCGGGATCAGCATCCCGTTCTGGGCATCCGGGGTGGTCGCTGTCGGCGGCGGGCTGTTCGCCGCGGGTCTGGTCCTCGGTCTCGCCGGCGGCGCGGCATCCTCCACCACCCGGCTCGTGCTCGCCGGCTCCGCGCTCGCGCTCGCGCTGCAGGCCGGCACCTCCACGCTGCTGGTGCTCTTCGACGAGGAGACCAAGGGTCTGTTCGCGTGGGGCAGCGGCAGTCTCTCGCAGCTGAGCATCGACTCGTTCCTGCGCGCCGCGCCCGTCATCGTGGTGGGCATCGCGCTCGCCTTCGCGCTCACCCGCCGGCTGGACGTGCTGGCCCTCGGTGACGACACGGCCTCCTCACTGGGTGTGCCGATCCGCTCCACGCGCATCATCGGCATCCTGCTGTCGGTGCTGCTCACCGCCGCGGCGGTGACCCTCGCGGGACCGATCGGCTTCGTCGGCCTCTGCGCGCCGGTGCTCGCCCGGCTGCTGTCGCGCCTTGTCCCGGCTCTCGGCCGGCACGCGCTCCTGATCCCGGCGACCGGCCTGATCGGCGCGATAGTGGTCATCGGAGCGGATGCCGTGCTGCGCGCGATCATCGGCGCCGAGGGCGCCATCGCCGTGCCGACCGGCGTGGCCACCACCTTGCTCGGCGCCCTGGTGCTGATCGTGATGGCCCGCCGACTGCGGGATGCCGGACCGACCCGCCGGCCGCCCAGCATCCGCTTCGGCGTGCGCAGCGCTCGCCGCTTCCGCATCGTCGTGATCGTCGGCATCGCAGTGCTCGCCGCCGTGATCCTGATCGGGATGCTGGTGGGCGCCACCCCGCTGCTGACCGGTGACATCCTGCTCTGGCTCCAGCATCAGGCGCCCCCGCTGGTCTCCTTCGCCCTCGACGAGCGCGCGCCGCGCGTGGTCGCGGCCGTGCTCGCCGGCGCCGCGCTCGGCCTCGCCGGAACCATCACCCAGGCGGTCAGCCGCAACCCGCTCGCCGAGCCCGGACTCCTTGGCATCACCGGCGGCGCGGGACTCGGTGCGGTGCTCGTGGTGACCAGCGCCGCGGCATCCACCTTCGGGATGCTCGTCGCCGCGATCGTCGGCGCACTGCTGGCCTTCGGTCTCGTCTACGCGTTGGCGTGGCGCGGCGGGCTCAGCGCCGACCGGCTCGTGCTGATCGGCATCGGCGTCTGGTACGGCACGACCGCGCTGACCACGTTCGTGCTGCTGCGCGCGAACCCCTGGGACACTCCGAAGATCTACACCTGGCTCTCGGGCACGACCTACGGGCGCATCTGGGAGCAGGTCGTCCCGCTGGCGGTCGTGCTGGTCATCGCCCTGCCGTTCGTGCTCATGCAGCGTCGCGACCTCGACATCCTGGCGATGGATGAGGACACGCCCCGTCTGGTCGGCATCCGCCTGGAGCGCACCCGCCTCGCCCTGCTCGCGGCGGCGGCACTGCTCGCGGCCCTCAGCGTCTCGGCGGTGGGCGTGGTCGGGTTCGTCGGGCTCGTCGCCCCGCACGCCGCACGGGCGCTGGTCGGCGCCCGTCACACGCGCGTGATCCCGGTCGCCGTGCTGCTCGGGGCCGTGCTCGTCGGGGTGGCGGATGCCATCGGCCGCACTGTGCTCGCCCCCGCTCAGCTGCCGGCGGGCCTGGTGGTCGCGCTGATCGGCGCGCCGTACTTCGTCTGGCTGCTCTGGCGCTCGCGCGACGCCTGA